AGTGCGCGCCTGGACCATCACCAAGGGAACGAAGGCTCCTGGCGCCGCCGGTGTCATCCACTCCGATTTCGAGAAGGGGTTCATCCGTGCCGAAGTCATCGCCTACGAAGACTTCATAGCCTCCGGCGGTGAGTCGGGCGCCAAGGAAAGAGGGCTCATGCGTCTCGAGGGGAAAGAATACGTGGTGAACGACGGCGACGTTATGCACTTCAGATTCAACGTATAGGGTACGGAATGCGGGGCAGGGGACGTCAATCAGCCGCTGGATCCTGTTTTTCCTTGCCAAGCAGAAGATAGTATAGTAAAGAGTACAGTTTCCAAAGAGCGGCGTGCGCGCCGTATCTCCTTGCTCCGGGTCGGACCGGGGCTCAATAACCGTGAGGAGGCAACACTATGAGGATGTACGAGACGATTTACATCGTCCAGCCGGACTTAGGCGAAGAAGAGATCAAGGCTCTTTCCGCCAAGGTTCAGGACGTAATCGCCAACATGAACGGCGATTTCAAGCGCCTTGAGGACTGGGGCACCAGGAAGCTGGCTTACCCGATCAACAAGAACCCGCGCGGTCGCTACTTTTACCTGCGCTTCGACGGCGATTCCGCACTCATCGCCGAGCTTGAGCGCCGTCTGCGCCTCGATGACAAGGTCATCAGGTACCAGAGCGTGAAGCTCGAGCAGGACACGGCTGTTGCCGCGGCTGCCCCGGTGAAGGCTGCCGAGGAGGCTGGTGAGGAAGGGGCTGCAGCAGCTACCGAGGCCCCGGCAGAAGCGACTACTACGGCGGAGGTATAGTAAAGATGAGCGAAGAAAGAGCACCGAGAACTAGCAGCGGCGGCCCGAGGAAGAAAAGACCGTTCCAGCGTCGTAAAGTCTGCCGTTTCTGCGCAGACAAGCAGGTTTCCATCGACTACAAAGATCCCCGCACGCTTCGTTACTTCGTTTCCGAGCGCGGCAAGATCATTCCGCGTCGCATCTCCGGCAACTGCTCGAAGCACCAGAGGGAGATCACCGAGGCAATCAAGAGGGCGCGCAACATCGCGCTGCTTCCCATCGCGGGGAGCCACGCCAGCGCGTAGAGCGTGGGCTCAGTCTTGAACCCTCAGACTCAAGGGCGGATACTGGATGTCATGAAAGGGAGCGCCGCTACGGTGGCGCTCTTTTTTGTGTTTGTATCGGTGCCGCTTTTGGGGATGATCCCCGGCATCTTTGTCGCCGCCCCGGGCATCTACTTTGCCCTGAAAAGCGGGAGAGTCGTGGGATCGAGCGTGGTGGCCATAACCGCCGCGCTCTTGGCCGGCACCGGCGACGTTGCCGCAGCGGCTATCTACCTGCTGCAGGGCGGGATCATCACCCTGGCACTCCCGGAATTTCTGATCCGCGGCAAGGGTGGTGCCCGCTCCGTAGTGTACACCGCGGCGAT
The DNA window shown above is from Geomonas sp. RF6 and carries:
- the rpsR gene encoding 30S ribosomal protein S18, with the protein product MSEERAPRTSSGGPRKKRPFQRRKVCRFCADKQVSIDYKDPRTLRYFVSERGKIIPRRISGNCSKHQREITEAIKRARNIALLPIAGSHASA
- the rpsF gene encoding 30S ribosomal protein S6 codes for the protein MRMYETIYIVQPDLGEEEIKALSAKVQDVIANMNGDFKRLEDWGTRKLAYPINKNPRGRYFYLRFDGDSALIAELERRLRLDDKVIRYQSVKLEQDTAVAAAAPVKAAEEAGEEGAAAATEAPAEATTTAEV